AGGCGCTCGGCGACGTTGCCGCCGATCTCCTGAAGAAGCTCGGCATGAATGTCGACTTCGTCGCCACCGACTGGGGCACCACCGGTCAGCGGCGCGCCTTGAAGACGCCTCCGGCCCAGGGCGGCTGGAACATCTTCTTCTCCTGGCACGCGGGTGCAGACTGCACCAACCCGGCCGGCTATACCGCGATCCGCGCCAATGGCGACGGCGCCTGGTTCGGCTGGCCGAACATCCCCGAGGTCGAGGCCCAGGTGACCAACTGGTTCGAGGCCAAGAACCTCGAGGAGGAGAAGGTTGCGATCCGTGCGCTCAACAAGGCGGCACTCGACAATGTCGTCTTCGTGCCGCCGGGCTTCTTCCTCGGCTACACCGCCTGGCGCAGCAATGTGACTGGCATCACCAAGGGTCCGCTGCCGTTCTTCTGGGACGTCGCGAAGGCCTGATCCCCCCAATGGCTGCCGGGCGGCGCGCGACGAAAGCGCCGTCCGGACGCCGACATGCGAAACGACGCAACCGATGTTCGTCTACATTGTCCGCCGCGTCATCCAGACCATCCCCGTCATGGCGGTGGTGGCGCTGTTTGTGTTCTCGCTGCTCTATATCGCCCCGGGTGATCCGGCGGCGGTGATTGCGGGCGACCAGGCATCCCCCGAGGATGTGCTGAAGATCCGCCAGAGCCTCGGGCTCGACCGGCCGTTCCTGGTGCGCTTCACCGAATGGGCCTGGCGCATCATCCAGTTCGATCTCGGTACCTCGATCTTTACCGGCCTGCCGGTGACCCAGCTGATCGCGCAGCGGCTCGAGCCGACCCTGTCGCTGATGGTCGTCACCCTCATTCTCGCCATCACCATCGCCGTGCCGATGGGCGTCATCTCGGCCTGGAAGGCCGGCACGATCATCGACCGCGCGATCATGGCCTTCGCCGTGTTCGGCTTCTCGGTCCCGGTCTTCGTGGTCGGTTACCTGCTCGCCTATGTCTTCGCGCTCGAACTCGACTGGCTGCCGGTGCAGGGCTACACGCCGATCTCCAAGGGGCTCTGGCCCTGGTTCGAGAACCTGATTCTGCCGGCCATCGCGCTCGGCTGCGTCTACATCGCGCTGATCGCCCGCATCACCCGCGCCACCATGCTGGAAGTGCTGCAGCAGGACTATATCCGCACCGCCCGCGCCAAGGGCGTGGCGCAGCCGGGCATCCTGTTCATCCACGCGCTGAAGAATGCCGCCGTGCCCATCGTCACCGTCATCGGCCTCGGCATCGCGCTGCTCATTGGCGGCGCCGTCGTCACCGAGAGCGTGTTCGCCATTCCCGGCCTCGGCCGCCTCACCGTCGATGCCATCCTGCGCCGCGACTATCCGGTGATCCAGGGCGTCGTGCTGCTGTTCTCCTTCGTCTACGTGCTGGTCAATCTCGCGATCGACCTTGTCTATACCCTCGTCGATCCGAGGATCCGCTATTGACCGTGCATAGCCCCGACATCCCGGCCGGAACGGCCATCGCGCCAACGCTTCCCGACGTCCTGCCGGACATCAAGCCGCGCAAGGGCTTCATCGGCTTCCTGCGCCGCAACCCGACCATTGCCATCGGCTCGGGCCTGCTCATCCTCATGGTCTTCGTGGCCGTCTTCGCGCCGCTGCTCTGGACGGTCGATCCGACCGCGATCTCGACCCGCACGCGCACCCGCGAGCCCTCGGCGCTCTACTGGTTCGGCACCGACATGCTCGGTCGCGACATCTATTCGCGCGTGCTCTACGGCGCCCGCGTGTCGCTGATCGTCGGCTTCTCGGTCGCGTTCTTCGCTTCCGTCGCAGGCCTGACCATCGGCCTCATCTCCGGCTTCGTGCGCGCCGCCGATGCGATCATCATGCGGATCATGGACGGCATGATGTCGATCCCGCCGATCCTGCTGGCGGTGGCCCTGATGGCGCTGACCCGCGGCTCGGTCGGCAATGTCATCCTGGCCATCACCATTGCCGAGATTCCGCGCGTGTCGCGCCTCGTGCGCGGCGTCGTGCTGTCCCTGCGCGAGCAACCCTATGTCGATGGTGCCATCGCGTCGGGCACGCGCATGCCGAAGATCATCCTCAAGCACATCCTGCCCAACACGCTGGCGCCCCTCATCGTGCAGGCGACCTATATCTGCGCCTCCGCCATGATCACGGAGGCGATCCTGTCGTTCATCGGCGCGGGCACGCCGCCGATCATCCCGTCCTGGGGCAATATCATGGCCGAAGGCCGGGCGCTCTGGCAGGTCAAGTTCTACATCGTGCTGTTCCCGGCGATCTTCCTGTCGCTGACGGTTCTGGCGGTCAATCTCCTGGGCGACGGGCTGCGCGACATGCTCGATCCCCGCATGTCCAAGAGCGTCTGACACCCATGGCCGAACGCGAACCCCACCTTCTCGAAGTTGAGAACCTGCAGACCCACTTCCGCACCCCCGACGGCATCAACCGGGCGGTGGATGGCGTGTCCTTCCATGTCGCCGCCGGCGAGACGCTGGCGGTGGTCGGCGAATCGGGCTGCG
This region of Phreatobacter aquaticus genomic DNA includes:
- a CDS encoding ABC transporter permease translates to MTVHSPDIPAGTAIAPTLPDVLPDIKPRKGFIGFLRRNPTIAIGSGLLILMVFVAVFAPLLWTVDPTAISTRTRTREPSALYWFGTDMLGRDIYSRVLYGARVSLIVGFSVAFFASVAGLTIGLISGFVRAADAIIMRIMDGMMSIPPILLAVALMALTRGSVGNVILAITIAEIPRVSRLVRGVVLSLREQPYVDGAIASGTRMPKIILKHILPNTLAPLIVQATYICASAMITEAILSFIGAGTPPIIPSWGNIMAEGRALWQVKFYIVLFPAIFLSLTVLAVNLLGDGLRDMLDPRMSKSV
- a CDS encoding ABC transporter permease, producing the protein MFVYIVRRVIQTIPVMAVVALFVFSLLYIAPGDPAAVIAGDQASPEDVLKIRQSLGLDRPFLVRFTEWAWRIIQFDLGTSIFTGLPVTQLIAQRLEPTLSLMVVTLILAITIAVPMGVISAWKAGTIIDRAIMAFAVFGFSVPVFVVGYLLAYVFALELDWLPVQGYTPISKGLWPWFENLILPAIALGCVYIALIARITRATMLEVLQQDYIRTARAKGVAQPGILFIHALKNAAVPIVTVIGLGIALLIGGAVVTESVFAIPGLGRLTVDAILRRDYPVIQGVVLLFSFVYVLVNLAIDLVYTLVDPRIRY